The Sulfolobus acidocaldarius DSM 639 genome has a window encoding:
- a CDS encoding 2-oxoacid:acceptor oxidoreductase family protein — translation MLEIRFHGRGGQGVVTASHLLAEAAGYDNLYSSSFPIYGAERRGAEIEAYCRISDSQIRVTSPIQEPDYVVVLDGSLLHLSNNVYRGLKSNSVILANYGSEIKTDKKIITVNATKVASELGLIRSGWPMVNVIMLGSLIKLTGMPSIESLEKAIRDEFDDKLAEINMKGVRKMYELVEGRRYNVLTT, via the coding sequence TTGCTCGAAATAAGATTCCACGGTAGAGGTGGTCAAGGTGTCGTTACGGCTTCTCACCTACTGGCTGAAGCAGCAGGTTATGATAACTTATACTCTTCATCATTCCCCATATACGGGGCTGAGAGAAGAGGAGCCGAAATAGAGGCATATTGTAGAATTTCTGATAGTCAAATCAGGGTTACGTCTCCAATACAGGAACCTGATTACGTTGTAGTTCTAGATGGTTCCCTCCTACATCTTTCAAACAATGTTTATAGAGGTCTAAAGTCTAACTCCGTAATTCTTGCTAACTACGGTTCTGAAATTAAGACAGATAAGAAAATAATTACTGTAAACGCTACAAAGGTAGCCTCGGAACTAGGCTTAATTAGATCAGGTTGGCCTATGGTAAATGTAATAATGTTAGGTTCTTTGATCAAACTTACTGGAATGCCAAGTATTGAGTCACTTGAAAAGGCAATTAGAGATGAATTTGATGATAAGCTAGCAGAGATCAACATGAAAGGAGTAAGAAAGATGTATGAACTAGTAGAGGGGAGGAGGTACAATGTCCTTACTACTTGA
- a CDS encoding TA0938 family protein, whose amino-acid sequence MKITVNGRTAGTKETGCALCGGTWGDYYEEIDGEKLFFCCDICALEFVNMLREVKKRTGWDRIDELVINGNYSSGRTCVSKRGGREYKFYVRFNEDAGVETFREVV is encoded by the coding sequence ATGAAAATAACTGTAAATGGTAGGACAGCAGGAACTAAAGAAACTGGTTGTGCACTTTGTGGAGGAACTTGGGGAGACTACTATGAGGAGATAGATGGGGAAAAACTCTTCTTCTGTTGTGATATATGCGCTCTCGAGTTCGTAAATATGCTAAGGGAGGTTAAGAAGAGAACAGGTTGGGATAGGATTGACGAGTTAGTGATAAATGGAAACTACAGTAGTGGCAGGACATGTGTCTCCAAGAGAGGTGGTAGGGAGTATAAGTTCTATGTCCGCTTTAATGAAGACGCAGGAGTAGAGACTTTCAGGGAAGTAGTTTAA
- a CDS encoding ZIP family metal transporter, which yields MIDLAPIALGFLAGGTVAIGSIGITKTNISKTKTAYLSVLAAGILAYIALDTGQAASEVIEGYLDQKQLFLFGVGIVVTSIALLGTWLLLASFDKTRGPAEATHNTPVILAAALGFHNIGEGFAIAAALLGGAVASAITFTIAFGVHNATEGVAIASPGKLVRSKWLNLRNVVVLSLIAGLPTMLGASIYYIGIQNQLFLATLNTIATAALVFPMIRINMIGASMLGGFNVKFWTWFFLGIAIAYGLESLVTLSMS from the coding sequence ATGATTGATTTGGCTCCAATCGCATTAGGATTTTTGGCAGGGGGAACAGTGGCAATAGGAAGTATAGGAATAACTAAGACTAATATAAGTAAAACTAAGACAGCTTACCTAAGTGTATTAGCAGCAGGTATCCTAGCATATATAGCCTTAGACACTGGACAGGCAGCATCTGAGGTTATAGAGGGATACTTAGATCAGAAGCAATTATTCCTCTTCGGTGTTGGGATTGTTGTTACTTCGATTGCACTCCTTGGTACGTGGTTACTTCTAGCCTCTTTTGACAAGACTAGAGGACCCGCAGAGGCAACACATAACACACCTGTTATATTAGCAGCCGCATTGGGCTTCCATAACATAGGAGAGGGATTTGCTATAGCAGCAGCTTTATTGGGGGGAGCAGTAGCATCTGCTATAACTTTCACAATAGCCTTTGGTGTCCACAATGCTACAGAGGGTGTTGCAATAGCATCTCCTGGAAAGTTGGTGAGGTCAAAGTGGTTAAACCTTAGGAATGTGGTGGTACTCTCGCTGATTGCAGGTTTACCAACAATGTTGGGTGCATCAATTTATTACATTGGTATACAAAATCAGCTATTCTTGGCAACACTTAACACAATAGCTACTGCAGCTTTAGTATTTCCAATGATAAGGATAAATATGATAGGTGCATCAATGCTAGGTGGCTTTAACGTTAAATTCTGGACTTGGTTCTTCCTAGGAATAGCAATAGCATACGGTTTAGAAAGCTTAGTTACATTGTCCATGAGTTAA
- a CDS encoding xanthine dehydrogenase family protein molybdopterin-binding subunit, whose amino-acid sequence MSTHYVEGSRVVNGSSEFINDIPNPSGTLFMAIYRSNLPHGVIKKVDVSEVFNHGGIAYTNQELLKVIKNPFPLGVDLPIKYYAVAKDKVRFVGEPIAIVLARDLYKAVDLLDYVNVEVDPLPAVTSVREALDKKALVHEELGSNIAVNRKMSYGDMVRAFSESPVVIKNEFKVTKHSALPLEGYGVLAYKTDTLNIVANFQGPMLEAYFISRALGISLNWIKLSTPRDIGGSFGVKYSLYPYMTIAAAASILSNHPVRWIESRTESFLYSSSSGDREGYVEIASDKEGKIKGIRYAFFEDVGAYPRPPEPGALFRVHGNLNGAYDVRNIEVNHTVVLTNKSPTGLNRAYGAPQFYFALETTIDKLAEELGISPIEIRKRNVITEFNKRINSDYFYETPTGGLYPRQDYIRVLKLLEEEYSKIKREPLTGIGVSLFLEPSGTNLGYVDLALEGSKRRHKHSASGDYIIMSLNFDGSISVFINGTNEGLGHETVTAEVVAKEFGIDVSRVKVENRVDTSLPWTIASGSYSSRFAPIVITGVLKACNELKDKLSDVAKRFLETEEVYYENGKFYAKKDSTKSVDLKTLASAFHWDPYSNPGSLSVVSFYNSPYLAPPEGDKINSSLGYSIQAHLAVVRIDPITYDVKVEKYIIIHDVGRILKRELLESQMYGSLLHGIAMSLYERLAYDENGNPLITTFDAYETPTFSEMLHTEVDIHHFESDINYIPSKALGSGEGPIMGVPATIANAVSDAIGKRITQIPITPEIIMGLIEDGVK is encoded by the coding sequence ATGAGCACTCACTATGTAGAGGGTTCCAGGGTCGTTAACGGCTCTTCAGAGTTTATTAATGATATACCCAATCCCTCTGGAACCCTATTTATGGCTATATATAGGAGTAATTTACCCCACGGAGTTATCAAAAAAGTAGATGTTAGTGAGGTCTTTAACCACGGCGGAATAGCTTACACGAACCAGGAATTACTGAAGGTTATCAAGAACCCATTCCCTTTGGGTGTTGACTTACCCATAAAATACTATGCAGTGGCTAAGGACAAGGTTAGGTTTGTGGGCGAACCTATAGCCATAGTTTTAGCTAGAGATTTATATAAGGCAGTCGATCTTCTGGACTATGTTAATGTCGAAGTAGACCCTTTGCCGGCTGTAACAAGCGTGAGAGAAGCCCTAGATAAGAAAGCTCTAGTACATGAGGAGTTAGGAAGTAATATTGCTGTAAATCGTAAAATGAGCTATGGTGATATGGTAAGGGCTTTCTCAGAATCGCCTGTGGTGATAAAGAACGAATTTAAGGTCACTAAACACTCGGCTTTGCCCCTCGAGGGTTATGGTGTTCTTGCTTACAAAACTGATACATTAAATATAGTAGCTAACTTTCAAGGTCCGATGCTGGAAGCTTACTTTATTAGCCGTGCATTGGGTATTTCATTAAACTGGATCAAGCTTTCGACCCCTAGGGACATTGGGGGTAGTTTTGGAGTAAAGTATTCACTTTATCCTTACATGACTATAGCTGCAGCAGCTTCTATTCTATCTAATCACCCTGTTAGATGGATCGAGAGTAGGACAGAGAGTTTTCTATATAGTTCGTCAAGTGGAGACAGAGAGGGGTATGTAGAAATAGCTAGTGATAAGGAAGGAAAAATAAAGGGGATAAGGTATGCCTTCTTCGAGGATGTAGGAGCTTATCCAAGACCACCAGAGCCAGGGGCTCTGTTTAGAGTTCACGGTAATTTAAATGGAGCTTACGATGTACGTAACATTGAAGTAAACCACACGGTCGTCCTTACAAATAAATCTCCCACAGGTTTAAACAGGGCTTATGGAGCCCCACAATTTTACTTTGCATTAGAGACCACTATAGACAAGTTAGCGGAAGAATTAGGAATAAGTCCAATTGAAATTAGAAAAAGAAATGTAATCACTGAATTCAACAAGAGGATTAACAGTGACTACTTTTATGAAACTCCTACGGGAGGACTATATCCCAGACAGGACTACATTAGGGTTCTTAAACTTTTGGAGGAAGAGTATAGTAAAATAAAAAGAGAGCCTCTTACAGGAATTGGAGTATCTCTTTTCCTAGAACCGAGCGGAACTAATTTAGGTTATGTGGATTTGGCACTTGAGGGATCCAAGAGGAGACACAAACATTCAGCTTCTGGGGATTACATCATAATGTCCCTTAATTTTGATGGAAGTATTAGTGTATTTATAAATGGTACTAATGAAGGGCTAGGTCATGAGACTGTCACAGCGGAAGTCGTAGCTAAAGAGTTTGGAATAGATGTCAGTAGAGTGAAGGTAGAGAATAGAGTTGATACCTCTCTTCCGTGGACAATAGCCAGTGGTAGTTATTCCAGCCGTTTCGCTCCAATAGTTATAACCGGTGTCCTTAAGGCATGTAACGAATTAAAGGACAAGTTATCTGATGTAGCCAAAAGGTTCCTTGAGACTGAAGAAGTTTACTACGAGAATGGCAAATTTTACGCTAAAAAAGATTCCACTAAGTCAGTAGATTTAAAAACACTTGCGTCAGCTTTCCACTGGGACCCCTACTCAAATCCAGGGAGTCTATCTGTAGTTTCTTTCTACAATTCTCCGTATCTAGCACCACCAGAGGGGGATAAGATAAATTCCTCCCTAGGGTATTCCATTCAAGCTCATCTCGCCGTAGTCAGGATAGACCCCATTACTTATGATGTTAAGGTGGAGAAATACATTATAATTCATGACGTGGGGAGAATACTAAAAAGAGAACTGTTAGAAAGTCAGATGTATGGAAGTTTACTGCATGGGATAGCTATGAGCTTATACGAGAGGTTGGCTTACGACGAAAATGGTAATCCACTAATAACTACCTTTGATGCATATGAAACCCCTACTTTCTCCGAAATGTTACATACTGAAGTAGATATTCATCACTTTGAAAGCGATATTAATTATATTCCCTCAAAGGCATTAGGGTCAGGAGAAGGTCCGATTATGGGAGTTCCTGCAACCATAGCCAATGCAGTTTCAGACGCAATAGGAAAAAGGATTACCCAGATACCTATAACCCCCGAAATTATAATGGGACTCATTGAAGACGGGGTGAAGTAA
- a CDS encoding C2H2 type zinc finger domain-containing protein, giving the protein MPLCPSCEMKFETWGDLAGHIELMANSKSDPSHVMWLNRNLSYERMNREELKVSLENFFSQPAELSSWIRKRFIERFYGENPHPFISAMQNPTRGVLLGYVIEHQHFLKNWVKVLSAIVFKTDKDDVMEYELENIKVEFIGYGVRPSHYELLLRMGESLGMPREKILSMTPLPSTRNAINFWRRVAETRTWLETMLAMHSLELVADRSLRQYGAKVHYFNPEILSSDRYPQEVKDFLREGYEADVSHASEALKLGEKYAEELGLKEQAQIIVLRSFDAFSKYLLARLERGFEIEPELVKKVYNL; this is encoded by the coding sequence ATGCCTTTATGTCCCTCATGTGAGATGAAATTTGAGACGTGGGGAGATTTAGCTGGTCATATTGAATTAATGGCAAACTCTAAGAGTGACCCGTCCCATGTTATGTGGCTCAATCGAAATTTAAGTTATGAAAGAATGAACAGGGAAGAGCTAAAGGTTTCTCTTGAGAATTTCTTCAGTCAACCCGCAGAGCTATCATCATGGATAAGAAAGAGATTTATAGAGAGGTTTTACGGAGAAAACCCTCATCCTTTCATTTCAGCCATGCAAAATCCTACAAGAGGTGTTCTGCTAGGTTACGTTATAGAGCATCAACACTTTCTTAAAAACTGGGTGAAGGTACTATCTGCTATAGTATTTAAGACTGATAAGGACGATGTAATGGAATATGAACTTGAAAATATTAAGGTGGAGTTCATAGGCTATGGGGTAAGACCATCACATTATGAGCTACTCCTTAGGATGGGAGAGTCTTTAGGGATGCCACGGGAGAAAATTCTCTCTATGACTCCCTTACCAAGTACCAGAAACGCAATAAATTTCTGGAGAAGAGTGGCTGAGACAAGAACATGGTTAGAAACTATGCTCGCTATGCATAGCTTAGAATTAGTAGCTGACAGAAGTTTAAGGCAATACGGTGCCAAAGTCCATTACTTCAATCCTGAGATACTTTCCTCAGATAGGTACCCTCAAGAGGTAAAAGATTTCTTGAGGGAAGGATATGAGGCTGATGTATCCCATGCCTCTGAAGCATTAAAACTTGGAGAGAAGTATGCTGAGGAATTGGGATTAAAAGAGCAAGCTCAAATTATTGTACTAAGGTCCTTTGATGCCTTTTCGAAATATTTATTAGCAAGATTAGAGAGAGGTTTTGAAATAGAACCTGAGTTAGTAAAGAAGGTGTATAACTTATGA
- a CDS encoding amidohydrolase family protein — MGYIDAHTHAWFREFLPQNFSSKNAGYEFKPPSLQQVLKEMDSANIDYIVIIAYPARELWNIDESIAIQAIDFLKPYGERFSVVGGIEPNKLTVEETKYWLGKQYEKGVAGFKLHPVHSWVKPNAYREEEGGLKQLEIMYQFAEDHNLPVIIHTGTSMFLRARNKYGDPIYIDDVSVDFPRLKIVMAHMGRPNWVPTAFQLCRIRRNIYAEISSIPPKKILDYLPRIEEISNKTIYGSDYGGPGTKGLAENLKEFLSLNIEGKEDIADKNPRSLYKTLK; from the coding sequence ATGGGCTATATAGATGCACATACTCATGCGTGGTTCAGGGAATTCTTACCTCAAAATTTTTCCTCAAAAAATGCAGGTTATGAGTTTAAGCCTCCTTCTCTTCAACAAGTCCTAAAGGAAATGGACTCAGCGAACATTGACTACATAGTTATCATAGCTTATCCAGCAAGAGAACTGTGGAATATTGATGAAAGTATTGCTATCCAGGCTATAGACTTTCTTAAACCCTATGGCGAAAGGTTCTCAGTTGTAGGTGGTATAGAACCTAACAAGCTTACTGTTGAAGAGACCAAATATTGGCTGGGAAAACAATACGAAAAAGGAGTAGCTGGCTTTAAACTGCATCCCGTACATAGCTGGGTAAAACCTAACGCTTATAGAGAAGAAGAGGGAGGACTTAAACAGTTGGAAATAATGTATCAGTTTGCAGAGGATCATAACTTACCTGTAATAATTCACACAGGTACCAGTATGTTCTTAAGGGCAAGAAATAAGTACGGCGATCCCATATATATCGATGATGTTTCTGTAGACTTTCCCAGGCTGAAGATAGTAATGGCTCATATGGGAAGACCTAACTGGGTTCCCACTGCTTTTCAGTTATGCCGAATTAGAAGAAACATATACGCGGAAATCTCATCTATACCACCAAAGAAGATTTTGGATTATTTGCCAAGAATTGAAGAAATTTCAAATAAAACAATTTACGGAAGTGATTATGGTGGACCAGGTACAAAGGGACTTGCAGAAAATTTGAAAGAGTTCTTGTCATTAAACATTGAAGGAAAGGAAGACATAGCTGATAAAAACCCAAGATCTCTCTACAAGACTCTGAAATAG
- a CDS encoding FAD binding domain-containing protein, which yields MIPAQFKYYRPSNLQQALDLLKENEGARPLAGGQSLVPMMKLRIINVDTLVDLNDLDELKYVKLEEDKLRIGSLLTHNEIATNHIIRQRYPSLAKASWVIADLQVRNKGTIGGSIAHADPSGNYFPVLFTLEGKVILSSGRSINIEDFYLFPYTTALSHGEIIKEIEIPVKKNSEYWLNFNVVKRGGASYPTCLVAVNLELSEDRVVVSSKIAIGGVFEKPVLIRDLFLGEKVDEIRRRADLDSIAEKIIAERDEKVINDIHASKSYRLKLTRNLLVKTLMGYSDIKLPSKEIVNTPNNHSGSKYSLTVNGEEIPLNVEPRILLIDFLRQNGFTEVKRGCDEGKCGACTVLVDGKAIKSCNAFAIQFSGKNIVTIKGLKTKQLVQDAFLRNYAMQCGYCTHGFMMTVYDYLTNVDPDADEDLMKYAIKNICRCTGYVNIIRATKDLSRSLQNSSKLDKP from the coding sequence GTGATCCCAGCCCAGTTTAAGTATTACAGACCTTCAAACTTACAACAGGCTCTAGACCTGTTAAAGGAAAATGAGGGCGCTAGACCATTAGCAGGAGGTCAAAGTTTAGTTCCTATGATGAAATTAAGGATAATAAATGTAGACACACTAGTTGATCTCAATGACCTAGACGAGCTAAAATATGTAAAGTTAGAGGAAGATAAGCTCAGGATTGGCTCTCTCTTAACTCATAATGAAATTGCGACCAATCATATTATAAGGCAAAGGTACCCGTCCCTAGCAAAGGCATCTTGGGTTATAGCAGACCTACAAGTGAGGAATAAGGGAACTATAGGGGGCTCTATCGCTCACGCAGACCCCTCAGGAAATTATTTCCCGGTGTTATTTACATTAGAGGGCAAGGTTATACTAAGTAGTGGTAGGTCAATTAACATTGAAGACTTCTACTTATTCCCCTATACCACAGCGTTAAGTCATGGAGAAATAATAAAGGAGATCGAAATACCCGTAAAGAAGAACAGTGAGTATTGGCTAAACTTTAATGTGGTCAAAAGAGGAGGAGCTTCATATCCAACATGTCTAGTTGCAGTTAATCTAGAGCTCTCTGAGGATAGAGTTGTAGTAAGTTCAAAGATCGCTATTGGAGGTGTGTTCGAGAAACCTGTTTTAATCAGGGATCTGTTTTTAGGAGAAAAGGTGGACGAGATAAGGAGGAGGGCAGATTTGGACTCGATTGCTGAAAAGATCATTGCGGAGAGGGATGAGAAGGTTATAAATGATATCCATGCCAGTAAGAGCTATAGACTTAAGCTTACTAGGAATTTGTTAGTTAAAACGCTTATGGGGTATTCTGACATTAAACTTCCCTCAAAAGAAATTGTGAATACGCCAAATAATCACTCTGGGTCTAAGTATAGCTTAACTGTGAACGGGGAGGAAATTCCTCTGAATGTGGAACCGAGAATTCTACTCATTGACTTTCTGAGACAGAATGGGTTTACAGAAGTAAAAAGGGGCTGTGATGAGGGGAAGTGCGGTGCATGTACAGTTTTAGTGGACGGAAAGGCTATAAAGTCATGTAATGCATTCGCTATTCAGTTCTCTGGGAAGAATATAGTGACAATTAAAGGTTTAAAGACCAAGCAGTTAGTTCAAGACGCTTTTCTTAGGAATTACGCAATGCAGTGTGGATACTGTACCCATGGTTTTATGATGACTGTTTATGACTACTTGACAAATGTCGATCCTGATGCAGACGAGGATTTGATGAAATATGCAATAAAGAACATTTGCAGATGTACAGGTTATGTGAATATAATAAGGGCTACTAAAGACCTATCTAGGTCACTTCAGAATAGCTCAAAACTTGATAAGCCGTAA
- a CDS encoding flavin reductase family protein, giving the protein MSELLRNVMRNFPLGVAIVTTNWNGRYIGMTINTFNSLSLNPPLIMFSADRIKGNDKPFRESNGFVINFVDNEKLLDIFAFKDVKERFDGIEVQEGKTGSPIFPQSYAYLEARKYQIHDVGDHSIIIGEVIDGKIFKEDFSPLVYFRRAYWKLSK; this is encoded by the coding sequence ATGAGTGAACTGCTAAGAAACGTTATGAGGAACTTTCCGTTAGGCGTAGCCATAGTTACTACAAATTGGAACGGAAGATATATAGGTATGACCATAAATACCTTTAACTCCCTCTCCTTAAACCCTCCACTAATCATGTTTTCAGCAGATAGAATAAAAGGGAATGATAAGCCCTTCAGGGAGAGTAACGGTTTCGTCATAAACTTTGTTGACAATGAAAAACTACTTGATATATTTGCTTTTAAAGACGTAAAGGAACGTTTTGACGGTATAGAAGTCCAAGAGGGGAAAACGGGCTCCCCCATATTTCCCCAAAGTTACGCCTACCTTGAGGCTAGAAAGTATCAGATTCACGATGTAGGCGACCACAGTATAATTATTGGAGAGGTTATTGATGGAAAAATATTTAAAGAGGATTTCTCGCCTTTGGTATATTTTAGGAGAGCCTATTGGAAATTATCGAAATAG
- a CDS encoding DODA-type extradiol aromatic ring-opening family dioxygenase, which yields MNGVGYFISHGSPMILVEENPWKGHLADLGKEIKNKYDPETVIISSPHFFSWGEGNYTVISKDLKCIQDYFGFPKELYEFCYQAENDVELASELIKESNGMLKVEEKWGLDHGAWIPLYYMFPEDKPKVVPISISSASPRRHYELGSIIRKVSEKLGRRTLFIATGSPTHRLDLLYFNLKPRATKFDVLLIKLINEGKFEDILDMDSKYPKEYSSATPEGDLKTLHTLLGFVRPTKAKVLGYDIPWAGVSMLSALFEE from the coding sequence GTGAACGGAGTAGGATATTTCATATCCCATGGCTCTCCAATGATTCTTGTGGAGGAAAACCCTTGGAAAGGACACTTGGCTGACTTAGGGAAGGAAATAAAGAACAAGTACGATCCAGAGACAGTGATTATTTCAAGCCCTCACTTCTTCTCTTGGGGTGAAGGCAATTACACCGTTATTTCTAAAGACCTAAAATGTATACAAGATTACTTTGGTTTTCCAAAGGAACTTTACGAGTTCTGTTACCAGGCTGAAAATGATGTTGAACTTGCAAGTGAACTAATAAAGGAAAGTAATGGTATGCTCAAAGTTGAGGAGAAGTGGGGACTGGATCATGGTGCATGGATCCCCCTTTATTATATGTTTCCAGAGGATAAGCCAAAAGTTGTCCCAATTTCAATCTCTTCTGCTAGTCCCAGAAGACACTATGAATTAGGTTCTATCATCAGAAAGGTCTCAGAAAAACTGGGCAGGAGGACTTTATTCATAGCCACTGGTTCACCTACACATAGGCTGGACTTACTTTACTTTAACCTTAAACCACGTGCAACGAAGTTTGACGTTTTACTTATAAAGCTCATAAATGAGGGAAAGTTCGAGGATATACTTGACATGGATAGTAAGTATCCTAAGGAGTATTCCTCAGCGACCCCTGAAGGAGATCTGAAGACACTTCATACTCTCCTGGGGTTTGTGAGACCTACAAAGGCTAAAGTCCTAGGATATGATATACCTTGGGCTGGCGTCAGTATGCTTAGCGCATTATTTGAAGAGTAA
- a CDS encoding 4Fe-4S dicluster domain-containing protein — MERKLGFIFDHSKCIICNACVDACNKAYGGLNWRSLIVMPYEETKTALSIACNHCDNPVCMNVCPANAITKNEMGIVRIIEDNCIGCGFCTWACPYEALKITPSGIMSKCHLCYNRIGSGLPYCVEACPTGALTFGWIEKGDANVNYLAPEDITEPRFVIKKPEKAETIKVETLHRKKEENYIGLLAFTIASELALGYSIFKLPYWNLVGLILPLVSLLLSVNHAKRFDRFYRVIYNLKTSWLSREVLFSSISVLFYLISFFNQLFYYPAVIFLGLGVLSSIMIYILKARPSWYNPDTPVSFIGSIFTTSLPLLFYLTHEVFIIPALIVVLGVEILTGYKKSRTRVILNAVSIALSLLSIPLPFIILADEIVNLVSEVSHRIQFYQKVVYYGLPKV; from the coding sequence ATGGAAAGAAAATTAGGGTTCATATTCGACCACAGTAAGTGTATTATATGTAATGCTTGCGTTGATGCTTGCAATAAGGCTTACGGTGGTTTGAACTGGAGAAGCTTGATTGTAATGCCCTACGAAGAGACTAAAACTGCCCTTTCCATAGCGTGCAACCATTGTGATAATCCAGTTTGCATGAACGTTTGTCCTGCAAATGCCATAACAAAGAACGAGATGGGGATAGTGCGAATAATAGAGGATAACTGTATAGGCTGTGGTTTCTGCACATGGGCATGTCCCTATGAGGCGTTAAAGATAACCCCGAGCGGTATAATGAGCAAATGTCATCTCTGTTATAATAGGATAGGAAGTGGTCTCCCCTATTGCGTTGAAGCATGTCCCACTGGAGCACTGACATTTGGCTGGATAGAAAAAGGAGATGCCAATGTAAATTACTTAGCGCCTGAAGATATAACTGAACCTAGATTCGTTATTAAGAAACCTGAGAAGGCTGAAACTATAAAGGTTGAAACTCTTCATCGAAAGAAAGAGGAGAATTACATAGGATTACTAGCTTTCACCATAGCCAGCGAGTTAGCCTTAGGTTACTCCATTTTCAAGTTGCCATACTGGAATTTAGTTGGTCTTATACTACCCCTAGTGTCATTATTGCTCTCAGTGAACCACGCAAAGAGATTTGACAGGTTTTACAGAGTGATTTACAATTTGAAGACTTCGTGGTTAAGTAGAGAGGTATTATTCTCCTCCATATCGGTATTATTCTACCTCATCTCCTTCTTCAATCAGTTATTTTACTATCCTGCTGTAATATTCTTAGGGTTGGGCGTACTTTCAAGTATCATGATATATATACTAAAGGCGAGACCATCTTGGTACAACCCTGACACACCAGTATCATTTATAGGCTCGATTTTCACAACCTCTCTCCCATTACTGTTCTACCTAACTCATGAGGTTTTCATAATACCAGCTTTAATTGTAGTACTGGGAGTTGAGATACTTACAGGCTATAAGAAATCAAGGACTAGGGTAATACTGAACGCGGTCTCTATAGCTCTGTCACTACTTTCTATACCTCTCCCCTTCATTATTTTAGCAGATGAAATAGTAAACTTAGTATCTGAGGTAAGCCACAGGATTCAGTTCTATCAAAAAGTTGTATATTACGGCTTGCCCAAAGTTTAA
- a CDS encoding amidohydrolase family protein, with protein MDRIKVIDAHVHYHIYKGLIPDECKGFLRYTKDTKMTLSNDWVELDKILLVPSHPCYTRECYDGFYIDYEERKRNPDLYLQWGEVNPLTCNVKEELEKQYSLGIIGIKLHPPHHGFKPNGYREEEGGLKSLLYIYEFAQDHDLPVMIHTGTSIEGATRNKYSDPILIDDVVKDFPKLKVIIAHAGRPIWYTTAFYMAKYFDNVYLEISSIPPRNILKYLPNLLTIPEKVIYGSDFPAYVGQDLAEYAHQIYEVVKDRRILRDNILRLIKF; from the coding sequence ATGGACAGGATTAAGGTTATTGACGCCCATGTCCATTATCATATTTATAAAGGCTTAATCCCTGATGAATGTAAAGGATTTCTAAGGTACACAAAAGATACTAAGATGACACTGAGTAACGATTGGGTGGAACTAGATAAAATACTCCTGGTACCATCCCACCCCTGTTATACCAGAGAGTGCTACGACGGTTTTTACATAGATTATGAGGAGAGAAAGAGAAATCCTGACTTATATTTACAGTGGGGCGAGGTAAACCCCTTAACCTGTAATGTTAAGGAGGAATTAGAGAAGCAATACTCACTAGGAATTATAGGAATAAAACTACATCCACCTCATCACGGTTTTAAACCTAACGGTTACAGGGAAGAAGAGGGAGGGCTAAAGTCCTTATTGTACATCTACGAGTTTGCCCAAGATCACGACTTACCTGTCATGATACACACAGGAACGAGCATAGAGGGTGCCACGAGAAATAAGTATTCTGACCCAATATTAATCGACGATGTAGTGAAGGACTTTCCAAAACTTAAAGTAATCATAGCCCATGCAGGGAGACCCATATGGTACACTACCGCCTTTTATATGGCTAAATACTTTGACAACGTGTATTTAGAGATATCCTCTATTCCTCCGAGAAATATACTGAAGTACTTACCTAATTTGCTCACCATACCTGAGAAAGTAATATATGGTAGCGACTTTCCTGCATATGTGGGGCAAGATTTAGCAGAGTATGCCCATCAGATTTATGAAGTGGTAAAGGACAGGAGGATATTGAGGGATAATATTTTACGGCTTATCAAGTTTTGA